GGTTCCCTGAACGGTTAAGGGTGGGCGGCCGGAGAGTCGGGTGATGACGTCGATGTTGAGGTGATGGGCGGCGAGGGCTAGTGAGACGGCGTGGACCTTGTCGGCGGTCAAGGTGCGGGCGATCAGGGTAAGGATGTAGCGTGGCTTGCCCTCGGCGGCGCGCCAGGAGTTGTAGTCGTGGTCGGAGAGCGGGGTGGCGGTCAGGGTCATGCCCAGGGAGGTCACGACACGATGTAAGTTTTTTAGCGTAAGTTCATCGGCATCGACGACCATGGCCAGGAGGACCGACTGATGGATGACCGCCTGATTGAGATCGAGGATGCGGGTGTCGCCCAGTGCCGCGGTGATGGCGGCTGTGATGCCGGGGTGGTCGGGGCCGGTGATGTGGAGGGTGTGGGGCATGGGTGGCGTATGGTGTTGGATGAGCGAAGATATCTTCTTGAACGTATCGCGAGGTTCTGAGCGTGGCGAATGAGGACTCGATGCTGCTGGTGCTTCCGACGCCGTTCCGGGGTCGTCAGGATGATCTGTGGTTTGAGACACAGGCAACTAACGGGCTACGCCGATGGGCATCGCATTTCCCTGAGCTTAGAGTAGCGGCCGTTCTTGAGCCGGGTGATCCCGAAGGCACCTCTGGAGGCGCGTCTCGGTTCAGTCGACTGGCATCCAGCGGACTTCGTGAGAGCGTACGATTTTATCCGTTGCCTTGGGCGTATCGACCGTGGGCATTCGCGCGTCATCTGCGTCAGGTCGATCAGCAGCTACTTCGACTGATCGAGTCGTCGGCTCATCTTCAGTTTGCTATATCCTGGCATATCGGGGACTGGGCCTCGCGCGCTGCTGTGCTGGCAGGCCGACAGGGACGGCGCTACGCGGTTCACACAGACCTTGTGGATCATCAGGTGGTTCTGGAGCAGTCCCGTGGGTCGGGTTGGATGAGGCGGTCAAAAGCATACGCTGACTCGATCGTTCTCAAACGATACCACTTAGGGATCATCCGTCGATCAAGCCTTGGTCTGTTTCATGGCGCATCGTGCTTTGAGGCCTACGCTGGTTCCTGCCGGGAGCCGCACCTGGTCCACAATGTCCATACCAGTCCTGAGGATCGCATTGATGCGCAGCGATTCGATATGAAGTGCCTGAGGCAGCGAGATTCTGCCGAGCCTCTGCGCGTGATCTATTCGGGGAGGATGGCGGAGGCCAAGGCACCGCTGGACTGGGTGAGGGCGGTGGGGCACGCGCGTGATCTTGGGGCAACATTAAACGCCCGCTGGCTGGGGGATGGTGATCTCTATCATCCGACGCAGCAGCTCGTAAAAGACTTGGGTCTCGAAGCTGTGGTTGACCTGGCAGGCTATGTGTCGGATCGGTCGGTTGTGCTCAACGCGTTGAGGGATGCAGATGTCATGGCTTTTTGCCACATCACCCCTGAATCACCGAGGTGTCTGCTGGAGGCATTGATCTCGGGGACTCCCCTGGTTGGCTATTCAGGCGCCTACGCACAAGACCTTGTCTCGGGGCATGGCGGAGGCTCTCTTGTTCCGGTGCGCGATTGGCGAGCTTTGGGGGTCTTGCTGTACGAGTTATCGCACCAGCGCGATCGCCTTACGGGGCTTGCCAGGGGGGCGTATGAGAGTGGCGAGGAGTTTAGCGACGAGGCTGTATTTGCTCATCGATCGGGTCTTGTGCGGCGGTTTGCGGGCCAATAGGTCAACGGCGTTTTTTACGCTGTTTGTACTTTGACTTGATGCTCGGGGTGTGGGTTGAGCCCTTGCGTCCGGGCATCCCGCCTGCGCCGCCTAGGGCGGCCATGGCTTGTTCGGGGTTCATCCCGGCCATGGACTTGGCCTTGCCGAGCATGCCCATGCCGGACATGGCTTTTCCCATCTGAGAGACCATCTCGAAGCCTTTGACGAGCTGGGAGACGTCTTCGGCTCGGGTGCCCGAGCCTTTAGCGATGCGGCGGCGGCGGTTGTTGTTCAGGGCGACGAGTCCCTTGCGCTCATCGCGGGTCATCGACTGGATGATGGCCTCGGTGCGGTCGATTTGTTTTTCTTCAATCGGCAGGTCCTTGATGGCCTGACCGACGCCCGGGAGCATGCCGAGGAGGGATTTGAACGAGCCCATCCGGCGGATCGCGCGGAGCTGGCCAAGGAAGTCGTCCATGGTCATCTGGCCTTTGGCCATCTTGTCCTGGAGGGCCTGGGCTTCTTCTTCGGAGACCTGTTCCTGAGCGCGTTCGACCAGCGACACGACATCGCCCATGCCGAGGATGCGGCCGGCGACGCGGGTGGGGTGGAAGGCTTCGAGGGCGTCGAGTTTCTCGCCGACGCCTACGAACTTGATGGGTTGGCCGGTGACATGGCGGACCGAGAGGGCGGCCCCGCCTCGGGTGTCGGAGTCGTATTTGGAGAGGATGACGCCATCGACTTCGAGCTGGTCGTTGAAGGCTTTGGCGGAGTTGACGGCGTCCTGTCCGGTCATGGCGTCGATCACCAGCAGGATCTGGTGGGGGTTGACGGCGTCACGGACCTGGCGGAGTTCGGCCATGAGGTCGTCGTTGACGTGGAGTCGGCCGGCAGTGTCGAGGATCAGGAAGTCGGCCTCGCGGCGGCGGGCTTCGGTCAGGGCGTTGCGGCAGACGGAGACGGCGGCGCCGACGGCTTTGCCGTACTCAGCGACCTTGTCGGGCTCGGCGTAGAATGAGACCTCGCCTTCACCCTCGACTTCGGACTGGACCTGTGTGGCGAGGACTTCGAGCTGCTTGACGGCGGCGGGTCGTTGGAGGTCGGCGGCGGCCAGAACCACGGACTTGCCGCGCTTGCGGAGGTAGCTGGCGAGCTTGCCGCAGGTCGTGGTTTTTCCCGAGCCCTGGAGTCCGGCCATCATGATGATGGTGGGTCCGGGCACGACTTCCATGAGGGGGGGTACTTCGGGAGCGGGGGCTTGATCGGTGTCGGTGACGGCCTCGTCTCCGCCGAGGAGGCGGACGAGTTCGTCGTGGACGACCTTGATCATCTGCTCGCCTGGCTTGACGGCGTCGAGGACCTCGCTGCCTAGGGCGGTGGTCTGGACACGGGAGCAGAAGGACTCGACGACGTCGTAGTGGACATCGGCTTCGAGAAGCGCGGTGCGGACATCGTCCATGGCCTCGCGGACGTTGGCGGCCGAGAGCTTGCTCTGGCCGGAGAGTCGGCGGAGGGCGGATTCGAAGCGTTCCGAGAGCTGGCCGAACATGCGGCGGGTCTCCAAGGGATAGCGGAAACCCGGATTGTAGCGGCTTGAGCGATCGGCTCAGGCGGTCTCGACAGGGATGCCGAGCTTGTGCATCTTCTTGTAGAGGGTCGCCCGGTTGATGCCGAGCTGGTCGGCGGCGCGTTGCTTGTTTCCGCCATTGGCCTTGATGGCGGCCTCGAGGATGCGGCGCTCGGGGCCTTCGAGGGCTTCGGAGAGGGGCATGGGGACCCAGTCGTGAGGCGTTGACTCGGAGGGGGTGTCGGTGGTGTGGACCTGGGGTGTGGCTCGGGGCTCACCGGCGGCGGCGACGATGTGCTCGGGCAGGTCGGAGGGCTGGATGGTCGGTGCGGGGCTCAGGAGCACGGCACGTTCGAGTGCGTTTTCCAGCTCACGGACGTTGCCGGGCCAGGCGTAGGTCTGAAGGACTTCGCGGGTCTCGGGCCCGAGTCGGCGCTGCTTGCCCATCTCTTCGCAGTGTTCGTGGAGGAAGTGCTCGGCGAGTAGTTCGATGTCGCCGGGGCGATTGCGCAGGGGTGGGATTTCGAGGTTGACGACATTGATGCGATAGAACAGGTCTTCGCGGAAGCGGCCCTGCTCGACGAGAGGCTTGAGTTCCTGATTTGTCGCGAGGATGAATCGGACATCGGCGTGCCGGGTCTGCGTGGACCCGACGGGCTCGAAGGTGCGCTCCTGGAGGATGCGCAGGAGTTTGAGCTGGAGGGCGGGGGTGGCGGAGTTGATCTCGTCGATGAGGAGGGTCCCGCCTTCGGCGGCGAGGACGCGGCCTGGCTTATCGGTGTCGGCCCCGGTGAAGGCGCCTTTGACGTGGCCGAACAACTCGGATTCGAGCAGGGATTCGGGCACGGACCCGCAGGAGAAGGTGATGAGTTTGTGGTCGGCGCGGGGTGAGTGGGTGTGGATGGCGCGGGCGACCATGGTCTTTCCGGTTCCGGATTCGCCGGTGAGCAGGACCGTGGTCCTGGACTCGGCGACGGCCTGGACCATGTCGTAGACCTTTTGCATGCGCGGGTCACCGCCAACGAGATTGCCCATGCCGAAGCGTTGTTCGAGTTGGTCGCGGAGCCGGCGGTTTTCGTCGATCAGGGCGTGATGGTTAGCGGCGCGTTCCACGGCGCGGAGCAGCTCTTCGTCGATGATGGGCTTGGAGAGGTAGTCGGCGGCACCGAGTTTCATGGCCGCGACGGCGGTCTCGATGCGTGCGAAGCCGGTGATGACGATGGGGACCACCGAGGGGAATCGCTCGCGGAGGTCTCGGAGCAGGTCGTCCCCGGAAATGCGGGGGAGGCCGAGATCGACGACGACGACGCCAAAGTGTCCCTGTTCGGGATCGTCGTTGGCGTGGTCCTGCTCGATGATGTCGAGGGCCTGTTGGCCATCGTTGGAGATGGCGGGGCGATAGCCTTCACGCTGGAGTAGTGCGGCGAGCGCTTCGGCGACGAAGGCGTCGTCGTCAACGATCAAAACTCGGGGGAGGGTTGACATGTTGATCGGGTTCCTCAAGCGGCTTCGCGGGCGGCGCTCAGCGCGACGATGGGGAGGGTGGCGTGGGCGTGGACCCCGCCATGGGGGTACGGGCTGATGTGGAAGGTTCCGCCGGCGCGACCGATGGCGTCACGAACCAGTCGCAGGCCCAGGGCGGTCGCGCCGGGCTTGATCGATCGCCCGAAGATCAGGTTGCCCTGGGCGTCGAGCAGACGGGGATCGAGGCCGTCGCCTGTGTCGGTCACCGAGAGGGTCTGCCGATCGCCTTGCTGCTCGATGGTCACGATGATCTGGTGCGGCACTGTGTCGTTGGTGGGTCGAGGCGAGCGGGCGACCGCATCGAGGCTGTTCTCGATGAGGTGTCCGAGGATGGCGGGTAGTGGCCCGGGCGAGGACTCGGCGGCGGTGAGACCGAGCTCGAGGATGAACTCGGCGCCGAGTTGCACGGCACGTTGATGGACTTCGCGGAGCACCTGCTCGACGGCCTGGGCGAGGTTGATCTGCTCTGATGCATCCTGCGGTGTTGTGCTGCCCTGGCTGGTAGGGATGGTGGTCATGGTCGAGGCTCCGGAGACTCGGGTTGGTGCGGCGCATCGCTGATGACGGTCATACCGATTGATCGGCGAGGGCGGGGTCGTCCTGCACGGCTTGCTCGGTGTACTCGTCGATATCGGTTGATGATTCTTGTTCTTCATCAACAGGTGGTGTGTCGTCTGCTGGTGGCGTGCTCGTTGCTTTGGGGGCTTGGGTCTGGCTATCGTCAAGCGTTGGTTCAGGGCTCTCGGTCTGGCGGCTGATCCAGGATGCGTCTGACCAGAAGCGGCCCGGGTCGGTGCGTCCGCCGACGCGGACAGAGAAGCGTGATCGGCCGTCTGAGTTGAGCTTGAGCAAGGCCTTATCGACGAGGACACCGGCGAGTCTGCGGAGCAGTTCGACCTGATCTTCGGATTCCTGCCCGCCTTTACCACGACCGACGCAGACATCGAGGATCGGGCGGCCGACGTTGCCATCGAAGAACAGGGCCGCGCCGATGATCTTGCCCTCGAAGCGTGCGAGCACGCTTAGGTTGTGGTGCAGAGACCATCCGCTACGCCCCTCGCCAGGCCCGCCAGAGAAGGCGATGGCGGCATCGACTTCGGTCATGCGGACTTCGCTGACATCGAAGCGTGTTAGGACGAGTTCTTCGGTCACAGGAGCGGCCATATACAGGCCCCATCGGGCCATCGGGAGGGTCGGATAACCCCGGACGGACCTTCGCGGGTACGCAGCGATCAGCGTGAAACGATTGTGCGGGCAGGAGGGATCGTGTGGAGTGGGGGAGCAGAGTGTTGAGGATCAGGCCAGGCCGAGGGCTTGGGCGTCGCGGTCGGAGAGGAGCCCGCCATCGGAGCGTTGGCGCACGGTACCATCGCGTTTCCATGAACGCTCGCAGCGCGGCTCGGCGGCGAGGTCCAGGACGTTCAATGCTTTAGCGGCTGTTGAGAAGCGAGAGACACCGATGAGATCGGCGAGGTCCGCCGGGTCGAAGTCAGCGAGTTTGCCGTCGGGGTCCGGGACTTCGATGCCCAGGTCCAGGGGGTTGTCGAGGTCGCGCTGCTGGCGGGCGGTCTCGATCGCCTTGAGCCATTGCTCGCGCTGGTCCATGACGGCGGCCCAGTCGTCCGAGGCTGAGACGGCCTGCGGCTCGGGGAAGGTCGCGAGGTGGATCGACTCGGCGTCCTTGCCTTCGAGCGCGAGGTGTGCCTCGTCGGCGGTGTGAGGGAGGATGGGCGCGAGCAGACGGATCAGGTCGGCGGCCATGATGCGGAGGGTGGTGACGGTCCGCTGGCGACGGGGGCTGTCGAGGGCATCGCAGTAGAGCCGGTCTTTGACGGCGGCGAGGTAGACCGCAGAGAGCGTGTCGTTGCAGTGGTTGAACAGCAGGCGCGTCAGCGGGCGATAGGCGAAGTTCTCGTAGTGCTGGAGAGCCTGCGTCACCACGCGGGCGTGTTCGGCAAGCGCCCAGGCGTCGATCGAGTGCTTGTCGGCTTCGGTGAACACATAGGCATCCGACGCGTCCGTGCCGGCGGAGGGTGGGATGCTGCCCATCAGGAAGCGGAGGGTGTTACGGAGCTTGCGGTACTCGTCGCCAGCGGTCTCGAAATAGGACCAGTCGACCTTGATGTCGTTGTCGGTGTTGAGCGAGGCGACCCACCAGCGCGCGACATCGGCGCCGAGCTTCTTGAGCAGGTCCTCGACCTCGACGGTGTTGCCCAGCGACTTGGACATCTTCTTGCCGTCTTTATCCACCATAAAGCCGTGGGTCAGGACGGTCTTGAAGGGTGGCTGGCCGGTGACGGCGAGCGCGGGGAGCAGCGAGTGCTGGAACCAGCCGCGGTGCTGGTCGGAGCCTTCCAGGTAGAGTTCGGCGGGGTAGTGATCGCCCGATTGCTTGTCTTTCCAGCCGTGGCGGAGCACGGCGTGCCAGGACGAGCCGGACTCGAACCAGACGTCGAAGGTGTCCCCCCCCACTCTGGCTTGCGAGAGTTTTGCGGGGTCTTTGGACCATGCGGGGGCATCGGGATCGGTGTTTGGGTCGTAGGTGGCGAGCAGGTCGGGGGGGGGTGCTTTGAACCAGCTGTCCGAGCCGTGTTGGGCGAAGCACTCGGCGACCGCGCGGACCGACGCGGGCGTCAGCAGCGGGTCGCCTTGGCTGCCCTCGGGTGGAAAGAAGGCGGGGATCGGCAAGCCCCACGAGCGCTGGCGCGAGACGCACCAGTCGGGGCGTGATTCGAGCATCCCCCGCATGCGATTCGCCCCCCAACTCGGAATAAAGTTGACCTTTGCCTGTGTGTCTTGAAGTGCTCGTACACGGAGTGAATCGTGTGAGATTTGGTTATCGACAACACTCTTAGGGAGGGTTGTTACGAGGGTCTTCCCAGTCTTTTCATGGTGATCTAGTCCACGTGAATTCTTCGGCTCAAATGCTTTATCTACGAGGATGAACCACTGCTCGGTAGCGCGGAAGATGACGGGTTGTTTGCCCCGCCAGTCGTGGGGGTAGCTGTGGGTGAAGGTGTGGTGATGGAAGAGGTGGCCGGACTGCTTGAGGCGGTCGAGGACCAGCTGGTTGGCGTCCCAGATCATGACGCCCCGGAGCCAGTCGGGGGCGGTGTCGTCGAAGTTGCCGTCTTCGCGGACCGGGCAATAGATGTTGAGTTGTTCGCGGAGACCGGTCTGGTAGTCCTCGCTGCCGTGGCCGGGGGCGGTGTGGACCAGGCCGGTGCCGTCTTCGAGGGTGACGTAGTCGGCGGTGACGACAGGTCGCCCCCCCGCCTTGGGTCCCTCGGTGTCTTTGACGAACGGGTGGGTGTAGATCATGCCCCGGAGTTCTTCGCCCTTTTTCACTTCGAGGGGTTCAGCGGGCTCGAATCCGCCAGCGGTGAGGACTTTGCTGGCCAGGTCGAGGGCGAGCCAGACCGAGCGCCCGTCGCCCAGGTCGAAGCGGCCGTAGTCGGCGCGGGGAG
This Phycisphaeraceae bacterium DNA region includes the following protein-coding sequences:
- a CDS encoding glycosyltransferase, producing the protein MRRSKAYADSIVLKRYHLGIIRRSSLGLFHGASCFEAYAGSCREPHLVHNVHTSPEDRIDAQRFDMKCLRQRDSAEPLRVIYSGRMAEAKAPLDWVRAVGHARDLGATLNARWLGDGDLYHPTQQLVKDLGLEAVVDLAGYVSDRSVVLNALRDADVMAFCHITPESPRCLLEALISGTPLVGYSGAYAQDLVSGHGGGSLVPVRDWRALGVLLYELSHQRDRLTGLARGAYESGEEFSDEAVFAHRSGLVRRFAGQ
- the ffh gene encoding signal recognition particle protein, whose translation is MFGQLSERFESALRRLSGQSKLSAANVREAMDDVRTALLEADVHYDVVESFCSRVQTTALGSEVLDAVKPGEQMIKVVHDELVRLLGGDEAVTDTDQAPAPEVPPLMEVVPGPTIIMMAGLQGSGKTTTCGKLASYLRKRGKSVVLAAADLQRPAAVKQLEVLATQVQSEVEGEGEVSFYAEPDKVAEYGKAVGAAVSVCRNALTEARRREADFLILDTAGRLHVNDDLMAELRQVRDAVNPHQILLVIDAMTGQDAVNSAKAFNDQLEVDGVILSKYDSDTRGGAALSVRHVTGQPIKFVGVGEKLDALEAFHPTRVAGRILGMGDVVSLVERAQEQVSEEEAQALQDKMAKGQMTMDDFLGQLRAIRRMGSFKSLLGMLPGVGQAIKDLPIEEKQIDRTEAIIQSMTRDERKGLVALNNNRRRRIAKGSGTRAEDVSQLVKGFEMVSQMGKAMSGMGMLGKAKSMAGMNPEQAMAALGGAGGMPGRKGSTHTPSIKSKYKQRKKRR
- a CDS encoding sigma-54 dependent transcriptional regulator, whose protein sequence is MSTLPRVLIVDDDAFVAEALAALLQREGYRPAISNDGQQALDIIEQDHANDDPEQGHFGVVVVDLGLPRISGDDLLRDLRERFPSVVPIVITGFARIETAVAAMKLGAADYLSKPIIDEELLRAVERAANHHALIDENRRLRDQLEQRFGMGNLVGGDPRMQKVYDMVQAVAESRTTVLLTGESGTGKTMVARAIHTHSPRADHKLITFSCGSVPESLLESELFGHVKGAFTGADTDKPGRVLAAEGGTLLIDEINSATPALQLKLLRILQERTFEPVGSTQTRHADVRFILATNQELKPLVEQGRFREDLFYRINVVNLEIPPLRNRPGDIELLAEHFLHEHCEEMGKQRRLGPETREVLQTYAWPGNVRELENALERAVLLSPAPTIQPSDLPEHIVAAAGEPRATPQVHTTDTPSESTPHDWVPMPLSEALEGPERRILEAAIKANGGNKQRAADQLGINRATLYKKMHKLGIPVETA
- a CDS encoding ATP-binding protein, whose product is MTTIPTSQGSTTPQDASEQINLAQAVEQVLREVHQRAVQLGAEFILELGLTAAESSPGPLPAILGHLIENSLDAVARSPRPTNDTVPHQIIVTIEQQGDRQTLSVTDTGDGLDPRLLDAQGNLIFGRSIKPGATALGLRLVRDAIGRAGGTFHISPYPHGGVHAHATLPIVALSAAREAA
- the ileS gene encoding isoleucine--tRNA ligase gives rise to the protein MSTPTAEAKKPEGERTYRPTLNLPKTPFGMRANLVQNEPHTVKRWEKSGLYRKLREARQGSPAYVFHDGPPYANGSIHLGHLLNKVLKDFVVRSRSMMGFDCPYTPGWDCHGLPIEHRVMQDLGARAREMSPLDIRRQCKKYAEKHVKTQKQQLQRLLTLADYDDPYLTMLPKYEAGVLQVFAELVAKGLVDRQLKPVHWSIANRTALAEAELEYDDREDHSIYVLFPRSDADARPGEHVMIWTTTPWTLPANLAVAASPRADYGRFDLGDGRSVWLALDLASKVLTAGGFEPAEPLEVKKGEELRGMIYTHPFVKDTEGPKAGGRPVVTADYVTLEDGTGLVHTAPGHGSEDYQTGLREQLNIYCPVREDGNFDDTAPDWLRGVMIWDANQLVLDRLKQSGHLFHHHTFTHSYPHDWRGKQPVIFRATEQWFILVDKAFEPKNSRGLDHHEKTGKTLVTTLPKSVVDNQISHDSLRVRALQDTQAKVNFIPSWGANRMRGMLESRPDWCVSRQRSWGLPIPAFFPPEGSQGDPLLTPASVRAVAECFAQHGSDSWFKAPPPDLLATYDPNTDPDAPAWSKDPAKLSQARVGGDTFDVWFESGSSWHAVLRHGWKDKQSGDHYPAELYLEGSDQHRGWFQHSLLPALAVTGQPPFKTVLTHGFMVDKDGKKMSKSLGNTVEVEDLLKKLGADVARWWVASLNTDNDIKVDWSYFETAGDEYRKLRNTLRFLMGSIPPSAGTDASDAYVFTEADKHSIDAWALAEHARVVTQALQHYENFAYRPLTRLLFNHCNDTLSAVYLAAVKDRLYCDALDSPRRQRTVTTLRIMAADLIRLLAPILPHTADEAHLALEGKDAESIHLATFPEPQAVSASDDWAAVMDQREQWLKAIETARQQRDLDNPLDLGIEVPDPDGKLADFDPADLADLIGVSRFSTAAKALNVLDLAAEPRCERSWKRDGTVRQRSDGGLLSDRDAQALGLA